A genomic segment from Desulfurispirillum indicum S5 encodes:
- a CDS encoding DUF494 family protein codes for MSTSNKHTQLAQTIVNMLMIEERSLSDVDAIYDVMETLGHREEDIGAAVSFLESIPSHSAGLIYRSGQGITYPSKSIGKILNAEAKNILSLMEQFNVLDNHTIEDILDRVEMASFEKGDALDLDEMKGIINHVILDNITLGVEDMVRMANEPWGTALH; via the coding sequence ATGAGCACAAGTAACAAGCACACCCAACTGGCACAGACCATCGTCAATATGCTGATGATTGAAGAGCGCAGCCTGAGCGATGTCGATGCGATATATGATGTGATGGAGACCCTGGGACACCGTGAAGAGGATATCGGAGCCGCAGTGAGCTTCCTGGAATCCATCCCCAGCCACTCAGCCGGTCTGATTTACCGCTCTGGACAGGGGATTACCTATCCCAGCAAAAGTATCGGCAAGATTCTCAATGCCGAAGCCAAGAACATTCTCTCGCTCATGGAGCAGTTCAATGTTCTGGACAACCACACCATCGAGGACATTCTCGACCGTGTGGAAATGGCCTCCTTTGAAAAGGGCGATGCCCTGGATCTGGACGAAATGAAGGGCATCATCAATCATGTGATTCTCGACAATATCACCCTGGGGGTGGAGGACATGGTACGCATGGCCAATGAACCCTGGGGCACTGCCTTACACTGA
- the dprA gene encoding DNA-processing protein DprA has translation MRDYFTCFALREHLGSTIYRQETPAGSLDLTALAREVLSPSVRARLQKDYEAERQLLSRVADAWVVSLSDDDYPRHLRHIPDPPLILYGRGTLPPTPALAVVGSRGPTAYGKEATRSIASDLARNGMCIVSGLARGIDAIAHEAALGTAGNTIAVMGCGIERVYPAGNRRLAQQIVNQGGAVITEFAPGSAVQPFNFPRRNRIISGMSLGVLVVEAALKSGTMITARLALNQGREVFAVPGSIFSAKSAGSHWLLQQGAHLAASALDIANELSLPSLAALFAPENTSHIEDQTTSAEQRKILSLLRDQGAMGAEELRQGSGLEGPFFLEVLAELELLGYISHNSGRYYLERGTT, from the coding sequence TTCACCTGCTTTGCCCTCCGGGAGCACCTGGGGAGTACAATATACCGCCAGGAGACTCCGGCGGGCTCCCTGGATCTCACCGCCCTGGCCCGGGAAGTGCTTTCCCCGTCAGTACGCGCCCGCCTGCAAAAGGACTATGAAGCCGAGCGCCAGCTGCTCAGCCGCGTCGCAGACGCCTGGGTGGTGAGCCTGAGCGATGACGACTACCCCAGGCACCTGCGCCATATCCCCGATCCGCCCCTGATTCTCTATGGGCGCGGCACGCTGCCACCCACACCGGCCCTGGCCGTAGTGGGCTCCCGTGGCCCCACGGCCTACGGCAAGGAGGCCACCCGCTCCATCGCCAGCGACCTTGCCCGCAACGGCATGTGCATCGTCAGCGGACTGGCGCGGGGCATTGATGCCATCGCCCATGAGGCGGCCCTGGGCACGGCAGGGAACACCATCGCGGTCATGGGCTGCGGTATCGAACGGGTCTATCCGGCGGGGAACCGCCGCCTGGCCCAGCAGATCGTCAATCAGGGTGGAGCGGTGATAACCGAATTCGCACCCGGGTCAGCAGTTCAACCCTTTAACTTTCCCCGCCGCAATCGCATCATCAGTGGTATGAGCCTGGGAGTGCTGGTGGTGGAAGCCGCCCTGAAGAGCGGCACCATGATCACCGCCCGTCTGGCCCTCAACCAGGGGCGGGAGGTCTTTGCCGTTCCAGGCAGCATCTTTTCGGCCAAATCGGCCGGCTCCCACTGGCTTCTTCAGCAGGGAGCCCATCTGGCTGCTTCGGCTCTGGATATTGCCAATGAGCTCTCCCTGCCTTCGCTGGCTGCTCTTTTCGCTCCAGAAAATACCAGCCATATCGAAGATCAGACCACCAGCGCGGAACAACGGAAAATTTTATCTCTGCTACGGGATCAGGGGGCCATGGGTGCGGAAGAGCTGCGACAGGGCAGTGGGCTGGAAGGCCCTTTTTTTCTGGAAGTTCTTGCGGAACTGGAGCTGTTGGGCTATATATCTCACAACTCAGGGAGGTATTATCTTGAGAGGGGGACCACATGA